Part of the Primulina huaijiensis isolate GDHJ02 chromosome 15, ASM1229523v2, whole genome shotgun sequence genome is shown below.
GTGATGTCTCTTATGAATTTCAATATCCAATTAACTTCATTttacgtaaaaaaaaataaaacaagacatCAGACGGAAGACCAACAAGTAGAAAAAGAATTATGATCCATGCAACAAATATATATTCAGAAACTCAAAGTCATAAAGAATCTTACAGAACTGTTCGTAAATATGTGTGCTTTCATCTTTCTCAAATATATGCTCTTATCTGCacgaaaaataaaatgaaatgacAAAATCATGAGTCAAACCCAAATTTCGTGTCCAGAAAGTTCCAGACTCTAGCATTaaatggaaaataaagatatggAGACCACCTTCATCAATCCCTTCTTTTTCCCAGCTGATGTCCAAATACCGCAGAGCCTTACGGTATTTCCGCAGAGCCATCTTATAGTCTTGTTTCTGTAATTAACATAGATGAGCAAAAGAAGAATTATTTAATAGCATGAAAAGGGGAGCGCAGGAAGCAAGCAGCCAAGATAAGCCAGGATTCTTATTAGGTATATACTGGTATTAAACTGTTACCTTAAAATGCTCATTTCCATATCCCTTAATTGATTCAACAGCACTCATCCACCAAGAGAGCTCACCGGAATTATTGTCGAGATCGGCGGGCCAGTCAGGAAACAAGTCGCCATCTTTGAAAAAGTCAATTATCCCGTCATCAGCACCCTCTGGGATTTCTCCACAATCGGAAATAACAACATCAACTGAAGGGCAGTCATTTTCACCAATTGTGACATGTTCAACAGAGCGCACAACGCCCATGCCCTTTATGACTTTCCCAAATACAACGTGCTTTCCATCCAAATGAGAAGTCCGAGTGGTGGTGATGAAAAACTGGGAACCGTTGGTGTTTGGTCCAGCATTGGCCATTGACAACATGCCCTTCCTTTCATGTTTCAATTCAAAATTCTCATCTTCAAATTTCAGTCCATAAATGGATTCGCCTCCAGTCCCATCACCAGCAGAAATATCACCACCTTGTATCATAAAACCTTTAATGACACGATGAAATCGAGATCCCTAAAATAAACACAAATGATCGTCAAATATTATTCAGGAAAGAATCAATTCTCTGATTTAATCAGGAACAACTTCCGAAACAAGAACAAGTAAAACACAAACATGCATGCTCAGTATACCTACAACACAAGCCAACTGCTTCGCACTTGAGAGAACTGCTAAAAACTAAATTCCAAACTTGAAATTCATAAATATCATTAAACGTAAAACAACATTCTTCTTCTTTAGCAAATACAATGAACTATTACCATTCCTAAAGAGAGGCAATAAAAGTCAACCCCCATTTTTTTAGCTTAAGAATAGAGGAAGTAGGTAAAGATATGCTATATCAACAATTCattaaatcaatcaaatacAACGACAATTGACAACCGAACCATCTAACCGATCCATAACAACccataaatctaagtcttcagAAATTATCAGTCAATAAGATTAAAGATAACAAAGCTACAAAGGAAACAAAATTCCCTGACATGTAAACCCATGTTTCCTTGCACATTTCTGCATATACATCGAAAGGTGTTTTTTTTtccgttaaaaaaaaaaagacaaaccTTGAAATGGAGCGGGACACCGGTGTTAGGGCCA
Proteins encoded:
- the LOC140959957 gene encoding peptidyl-prolyl cis-trans isomerase CYP40, with translation MGGKPWCFLDINIGEELEGRIIVELFNDIVPKTAENFRALCTGEKGIGPNTGVPLHFKGSRFHRVIKGFMIQGGDISAGDGTGGESIYGLKFEDENFELKHERKGMLSMANAGPNTNGSQFFITTTRTSHLDGKHVVFGKVIKGMGVVRSVEHVTIGENDCPSVDVVISDCGEIPEGADDGIIDFFKDGDLFPDWPADLDNNSGELSWWMSAVESIKGYGNEHFKKQDYKMALRKYRKALRYLDISWEKEGIDEDKSIYLRKMKAHIFTNSSACKLKLGDLTGALLDTDFAMRDDENNAKALFRQGQAHVALNDIDAAVESFKKALELEPNDGAIKKEFASAKTRISDRRNQERKAYAKMFQ